A region from the Candidatus Electrothrix scaldis genome encodes:
- the rpsS gene encoding 30S ribosomal protein S19, whose amino-acid sequence MPRSIKKGPFIDDHLLKKVERAQESGSRKVIKTWSRRSDIIPDMVGLTFAVHNGKKFVPVYVSENMVGHKLGEFSPTRTYYGHAADRKGKKK is encoded by the coding sequence ATGCCACGTTCAATTAAAAAAGGTCCTTTTATTGATGATCACCTGTTAAAAAAGGTGGAAAGGGCACAGGAGTCCGGGTCTCGTAAGGTCATTAAAACATGGTCCAGGCGTTCTGACATCATTCCCGATATGGTGGGACTTACCTTTGCTGTTCATAACGGCAAAAAATTCGTTCCGGTATATGTTTCAGAGAATATGGTCGGCCATAAGCTGGGCGAGTTTTCACCAACCAGAACCTATTACGGCCATGCAGCTGATAGAAAGGGCAAGAAGAAATAG
- the rplB gene encoding 50S ribosomal protein L2, producing MAIKTHKPTSPGKRHHVSIQQPDLSDKGPEKSLLAPLRKSGGRNNYGRVTARHRGGGHKRRYRIIDWKRNKTDIPAKVTAIEYDPNRSANIALLTYTDGEKSYILAPAGIQVGDLLMAGGEADIKPGNCMPMSSIPLGTIIHNVEMKIGKGAQLVRSAGASAQLMAKEGDYVLVKLPSGEVRKFNKQCRACIGSVGNSEYGSQKLGKAGRTRWKGRRPSVRGVAMNPVDHPMGGGEGKSSGGRHPCTPWGMPTKGFKTRKRKGSDRDIVTKRK from the coding sequence ATGGCAATTAAGACCCATAAACCGACATCACCGGGCAAAAGACATCACGTATCGATTCAGCAGCCCGATCTCTCTGATAAAGGTCCTGAGAAAAGCCTTCTTGCGCCCTTGAGAAAATCAGGCGGTAGAAATAATTATGGTCGTGTCACTGCGAGACACAGAGGTGGCGGGCATAAGCGTCGGTATCGCATTATTGACTGGAAGAGAAATAAGACTGATATTCCGGCTAAGGTTACCGCAATTGAGTATGATCCGAACAGATCTGCAAATATTGCACTTTTAACCTATACGGATGGTGAAAAGTCGTATATATTGGCCCCTGCCGGAATCCAGGTCGGTGATCTTTTGATGGCAGGTGGTGAAGCAGATATCAAGCCTGGTAACTGCATGCCTATGAGTAGCATTCCCTTGGGTACCATTATTCATAATGTCGAGATGAAAATCGGCAAAGGTGCTCAGTTGGTCCGCTCAGCGGGCGCATCTGCTCAGCTCATGGCGAAAGAAGGTGATTATGTTTTGGTTAAATTACCTTCTGGTGAAGTACGAAAATTTAATAAGCAATGTCGAGCCTGCATCGGATCTGTTGGAAACTCAGAGTACGGAAGTCAGAAACTTGGCAAGGCTGGACGCACCCGCTGGAAGGGACGTCGTCCTTCAGTTCGCGGCGTGGCAATGAACCCTGTAGATCATCCAATGGGTGGTGGTGAAGGTAAAAGTTCTGGTGGACGTCATCCATGTACACCGTGGGGTATGCCGACTAAGGGCTTTAAGACTCGCAAGCGTAAAGGCTCTGATCGCGACATCGTGACCAAGCGTAAGTAA
- a CDS encoding 50S ribosomal protein L23, whose product MKELHNIVKGPCLTEKSNRLQEADGTIVFKVDPRANKIEITQAVEQLFDVKVASVRTTMVRGKKKRVGLKSIGRTSDWKKAYITLSEGEIDFLAEL is encoded by the coding sequence ATGAAAGAACTCCATAATATAGTGAAGGGTCCTTGTCTGACCGAGAAGTCCAATCGTCTGCAGGAAGCTGATGGAACGATCGTATTCAAGGTTGATCCCAGAGCGAATAAAATAGAGATTACTCAGGCTGTTGAGCAGTTATTTGATGTAAAGGTTGCCTCAGTCAGGACCACTATGGTGCGCGGGAAGAAAAAAAGGGTCGGCCTGAAATCCATCGGACGAACCAGTGACTGGAAAAAGGCTTATATCACTTTGTCTGAGGGCGAGATTGATTTTCTTGCCGAGCTGTAG
- the rplD gene encoding 50S ribosomal protein L4, with protein sequence MSVCDVVNTSAEKVAEIEVNDNLFGVEVDTGILHEVVCMQRANRRRGTASTKTKGEVRGGGAKPWRQKGTGRARAGSRTSPVWRGGGTTFGPKPRDYSYSLPKKVRRLALRMALSARMSEGNVVILDQFAMDAPKTKEFVNVMKNFDFDQCLIVTGDESGNLQLSVRNAVGYKTLPVAGLNVYDILKYPKLMVIQSSLEQLETRLMV encoded by the coding sequence ATGTCAGTTTGTGATGTAGTAAATACCTCGGCTGAAAAGGTCGCGGAAATTGAAGTAAATGATAATTTGTTCGGTGTCGAGGTCGATACAGGAATACTCCATGAGGTAGTCTGTATGCAGCGTGCCAATAGACGCCGTGGAACCGCCTCAACAAAGACCAAAGGCGAGGTTCGCGGTGGTGGTGCAAAGCCGTGGCGCCAGAAAGGAACAGGTAGGGCCAGAGCAGGAAGTAGGACTTCCCCAGTTTGGCGCGGTGGTGGAACCACCTTTGGACCTAAGCCAAGGGATTACAGCTACTCATTGCCCAAAAAAGTTCGTAGATTAGCTCTCCGTATGGCCCTTTCTGCTCGTATGAGCGAAGGCAACGTGGTTATTCTTGATCAGTTTGCAATGGACGCACCTAAGACAAAGGAATTCGTCAATGTGATGAAAAACTTTGATTTCGATCAATGTCTTATTGTAACTGGTGATGAGAGTGGAAATCTTCAGCTCTCTGTTCGTAATGCAGTGGGCTACAAGACTTTGCCTGTTGCTGGACTGAATGTGTACGATATTTTAAAGTATCCGAAATTGATGGTAATCCAGTCAAGTCTGGAACAGCTTGAAACGAGGCTCATGGTATGA
- the rplC gene encoding 50S ribosomal protein L3, producing the protein MPNTNGILGRKVGMTRLYNEMGQSISVTVIEAGPCKVLQKKTVGKEGYNAIQVGFLEKKESRLNKPEAGHFKRSGGTGYYHIREFRVTEPETYEIGQEITLAEIVKIGDRVDITGKAKGRGFQGVMKRYGFGGGKATHGSGFQRAPGSIGCSAYPGRVIKGKKLPGHMGTDKKTVKNLTVVDIREDENILLVHGAVPGAKNGLVSIHTKA; encoded by the coding sequence ATGCCGAATACAAATGGAATACTGGGGCGGAAAGTAGGAATGACCCGGCTCTATAATGAAATGGGACAGTCTATTTCTGTTACCGTGATCGAAGCTGGCCCCTGTAAGGTATTGCAGAAAAAAACTGTAGGCAAGGAAGGTTATAACGCCATCCAAGTCGGTTTTTTGGAGAAAAAAGAGTCCAGATTGAACAAACCCGAAGCCGGACATTTTAAGCGATCAGGTGGGACCGGGTATTACCACATTCGAGAATTCCGGGTAACTGAGCCGGAGACCTATGAGATCGGCCAGGAGATTACTTTGGCTGAGATCGTAAAGATCGGAGACCGTGTAGATATTACCGGGAAAGCAAAGGGACGCGGATTCCAGGGTGTTATGAAACGCTATGGTTTTGGTGGTGGTAAGGCCACCCACGGTTCTGGTTTTCAGAGAGCGCCTGGTTCAATCGGTTGTAGTGCATATCCTGGACGCGTGATCAAGGGGAAGAAGCTGCCGGGACACATGGGGACTGATAAAAAGACAGTGAAGAACCTCACAGTAGTGGATATTCGTGAAGATGAGAACATCCTCTTAGTGCATGGTGCGGTCCCCGGCGCTAAAAACGGTTTGGTCAGTATTCATACCAAAGCCTAA
- the rpsJ gene encoding 30S ribosomal protein S10, translating into MPTDKIRIRLKGYDYKLLDQSTREIVETARRTGATVAGPIPLPTSINKYTVLRSPHVDKKSREQFEMRTHRRLLDILEPTQQTIDSLMKLQLSAGVDVEIKLP; encoded by the coding sequence ATCCCCACAGATAAAATTCGCATCAGACTGAAAGGCTATGATTATAAATTGCTTGATCAGTCGACTCGTGAAATAGTTGAGACAGCCAGAAGAACCGGTGCAACCGTGGCCGGTCCGATTCCGTTGCCTACAAGTATCAATAAGTATACGGTATTACGATCACCGCATGTGGACAAGAAGTCACGTGAGCAATTTGAGATGCGAACTCACCGGCGGTTGCTGGATATTCTTGAGCCGACGCAGCAGACAATTGATTCATTAATGAAGCTTCAGCTGTCAGCCGGTGTGGATGTGGAGATTAAGCTGCCGTAG